GTCACCCCCCCGGGGGTGACACCTCTGTGGtcctgtgtgtgtgtccccccccccaagggaacAGGGGGCGCAGGGGGTCGGTCCCCCACACCCAGGGGGGCACCAGAGGGGCCTGGGGGCCGCgggacccccctccccacccccccaatcGTTTTTTTACCGCCCCCCGGGGTCTttctttgggtttattttttaattttaacgCCCCGCGATTGGGGTCGGGACCCCCCGggtccgcccccccccccgagcccccccggcccccccgccgcGCACAGACGAATACACTGTTCTATACTTCGTACAGCGGCTCCGCCTCTTCCTGCGCCGCCCCCGGGaaccccccgggaccccccgagcctcccgggaccccccgagcccccccgcGGGCTCCCAGCGCTCCGGGTCCTCcccgccgccagggggcgccgccgcctcctccctccgcgcggggcggggcgcgaTGTGACGTCACAGGGCGCggctcctccccccccccccccccgcgcggAGCTTCCGGCCGCCGCGAGCGCGGCGCGCGCGAACGGAACCGCCCGTGGACGTGACCCCGGCGTGACCCCCCCGCGCTGACCCCGCGCTGACCCCGGCCCCGCGCATGGAGGCGGAGGCGGAGGCGGAGGCGGAGGGGGCGTCCGCGCCCCCCGGGGCCACCGGTGAGGGGGCGGGGCCCGGGCGGCTGCGCCCCCCCCGAGGGGGCGGGGctgtggggccgggggggggtcTGGAGGTcctgggggtcccggggggtccctgggggtcccggggggtccCTGGGCGGTCACTGGGGGTCGCGAGGGAGGCTCTGGGGGTCCCGGGGGTTCCCTGTGGGGGTCCCggccccctgacccccccccccccccagccctcgccTTCCTGTCGGATGGgtcgggggtcccgggggggtcccgggggtctCTGTGGGGTCTCTGTGGGTCCCGAGGGGGTCtctggggggtcccggggggatCTGGGGGTCCTTGGGGGGCCTCTGGGGGTCCCGAGGGTCTCTGTGGGTCCCGGGCGGGGTCCCGGCGGGGGTCTCTATGGGGGTCCCggccccctgaccccccccgtccccccccagcCGTCGCCTTCCTGCCGGACGGGTCGGGGGTCCCGCTGGCGCTCgggccccccccgggccccacggccggggagctgctgctccgCCTGCAGGGGGCGCTGCGCCTGCCCCCCATCGCCACCGAGGCGCTCGCGCTGTGGCTGGGGTCGCCCCTGCTGGGTgaggggggggctggggggtggggggggggcggctggcgggggggggggtccctgtgggtCTGGGATCCCCGTGGGGGTCTCTGGGTCCTGGTGGGTCTCCGTGTGAGTCTGGGGTCCCCGTGGGTCTGGCTGTGGGTCCGTGGGTCTCATGGGTCTGGGGTCCCTGTGGGTCCTGGTGGGTCCCTGTGGGTCTGGGGTCCCCGTGGGTTTGGGTGTGGGTCCATGGGTGCCCATGGGTCCCTGTGGGTCCCCATGTGGGTCTGGGGTCTGTGTGGGTCTGGGGTCCCCATGGGTCCCTGTGTGTCCGGGTGTGGATCCATGGGTCCCTGTGGGGGTCCCTGGGTTCCCTGCGGGTCTGTGGGGTCTCTGTGGGTCTGGGGTCTCTGTGGGTCCGGGTGTGGGTCTGGGGTCTCTGTGGGTCTGGGGTCGCTGTGGGTCCGGGTGTGGGTCTGGGGTCCGTCCGCGGGCCcagcccccccgtgcccccagAGGTGCAGCTCAAGCCCCGGCACCGGCCGCTGCCCCTGGTCCGGCGCTGGCCCGAGCTGCTGCTGCGCCTCAGCCTGGGCTCCCCGGCCGACATCGCCCGAGGTGagacccccacagccccctcgAGCCCCACGGCGCCCCACAGCGCCCCACGGCACCCCCCCGTGCCCCATGGCGCCCCctcaccccccgccccacagacgagccctgcctgcagctgcgCAGGAACGTCTTCTTCCCCAAGAGCAAGGAGCTGGAGGTGAGGGGGCGCGGGACCCCCGGTGTGGGgcggtgtggggctggggacccccatGGTGTGGGGCCGGGGACCCCcatggtgtggggctggggacccctgGTGTGGGacggtgtggggctggggacccccatggtgtggggctggggaccccccggTGTGGGGTCGGGTGTTGGGCACCCCCAGAGACctgggtcctgggggggggggagtcaTGGGGGTGGGACCCTTGGGAGTGTGGGGTGACATGGGGTACCCCAGGGAGATGTGGGGTGCCGTGGGGTGATGTGCGGTGGTGTGGGGCGCTATGGGGTGAGCTGTGGGGCGGTGTGGGGCGCCcgcaggtggaggaggaggagctgctgcgGCTGCTGTACGAGGAGGCGCGGGGGAACGTGCTGGGGGGGCGCTACCCCACGGCCCCCCCCGAGGCcgaggagctgggggggctgaGCTGCCGCCTGCGCCTGGGGCCCTTCGAGCCGGGGCGCCACACGCCCCACGGCCTGCGGTGAGTGCTGCCCCATAGCCCTGCGCCCCATAGCAACCCCTGACCCACGGCCTGCGGTGAGTGCTGCCCCATAGCGCCCTGCCCCATAGCAACCCCTGACCCACGGCCTGTGGTGAGTgctgccccatagcgcccctgccccatagagccccctgccccacggccTGCGGTGAGTGCTGCCCCATAGCACCCCTGCCCCATAGCACCCCTGACCCACGGCCTGCGGTGAGTGCTGCCCCAtagcaccccctgccccacggcactcactgccccacagcaccccctgccccacagcaccccctgccccacggcactcactgccccacagcaccccctgccccatagcaccccctgccccacagcaccccctgccccacggcacTCACTGCCCCAtagcaccccctgccccacagcaccccctgccccacggcactcactgccccacagcaccccctgccccacagcaccccctgccccacggcactcactgccccacagcaccccctgccccacagcaccccctgccccacggcactcactgccccacagcaccccctgccccacagcaccccctgccccatagcaccccctgccccatagcactgcaccccacagcaccccctgccccatggcccCCCGCCTGTGCCCCCTGCGCCCCCCCTgacccctctccccccccgccaggccgctgctgggggagctgctgccgccgcgccgggcccggggggggctgtggggcgcCCTGCGCCGGGGCCCCCGCGCGCCCCCCCCCGAGGAGGGGCTGCTCCGCGCCTTCGcccgcgcccccggcccccgcgcgccccccgccgcgctcTACCGCGCCTTCCTGCGCCGCTGCCACCGCCTGCCCGCCTACGGGTGAGTGGGGGGCGCGGGACCCCCGGGGACACCCCCAACCCCCCACCCCGCGCCCCACAAGTGCTCGCGGGGACTCAGGtgttgccccccccccccccaaggtgCGCCTTCTTCCCGGGGGCCATTGACCGCCCccccggggggctgctgggccggggggggctgcggcccGTCAGCGTCGccgtggggctggaggggttCACCATCATCGACCCCCGGGAGAAGgtacggggtgggggggggggcggggggctgtggggcagggtcAGGCCATGGGGCGGGTCTGTGGGGCTGGATCAGGCcatggggggggggctgtggggctggatCAGGCCcatgggggggctgtggggctgagggggggtTTTGtggggcaggatcaggcccatgggggggctgtggggctgagggggggggctgtggggcagggtcAGGCCCATAGGGCGGTCTGtggggcaggatcaggcccaggGGGGTCTGTGGGGGCATCTGTGGGGCAGTTGGGAGGATGCCATGGAGCACCTATGGGGCACAGCGggaggctgtggggcagggggaggtcACCATGGGTCAGGGGGTAGCGGTGGGGCtgacccccctgtcccccccccagcacgTGCTGCTGACGCTGACCTTCCCcgagctgtgctgggagctggtgggcgccgtggggcaggagggggccgccgtggggcaggatgggggggaCGCCGTGGGGCAGGACGGGGGGGACGCCGTGGGGCCCccccagctgtggctggagTTCGACGGTGACCACGAGGGCGCCCCCGTGAACCGGCTGCTGCGGGTGTTCTCCCCCCAGGTCAGACCCACGGTGGGGGGGCTGTGCCCgtggggggcagctggggggcactgggggtggTTGAGGGGCACTGGGGGTCACTTGGGGGGCAgttggggggcactggggaggttggggggctctggggggggtTGGGGCAGTTGGGGGTCActtggggggctctgggggtcacTTGGGCGgttggggggctctgggggggctctggggggggttggggggcagATGGGGGTCActtggggggctctggggggggtTGTGGGGCCTTGGGGGTCACTTGGGGGGCGGTTGGGGGCAgttggggggcactggggaggttggggggcactgggggggctctggggggggttgtggggcactgggggtcacttgggggggtgttggggggcactggggaggttggggggcactgggggggctctggggggggtTGTGGGGCCTTGGGGGTCACTTGGGGGGCAGATGGGGGGCACttgtggggcggggggggggtcgTGCCCGCGCGCTGACAGCGCCCCCAGGCGGAGCTGATGAGCGCCCTCATCGAGTGCTGCATCGAGCTGggggggccgggccccgccccgccccccccggggacccccccggagaccccccccccgccgcggggcgcCCCCTTGCGGCGGCACGAGAGCGTCACCTGCCCCCGCCCCGAGCGCCTGGCCACGATCGACTACGTGCAGGAGGGTGGGacggggggggcagggggtctgggggggtacaggggggggggcagagggtctggggggggggggcggggagacCCTGGCATcggggggggtgaggggagacgtggggggtccccagagcctgggggggggggacatgggggtcccAGGTGCCTTTGGGGGGGGAGACATGGGGGGTCCCAGCATCTGGgaattggggggggggcacacggGGCTTGGGGGGCCctcgggggtggggggggggtcacccgGGGGGGCCCGGTGTGTGctgaccccccccctcccctccgtgtccccccccagggcaggagctgcGGCGGGTGAAGCCCCCCCGGCGCACGACGTCCTTCttcgggcgggggggggggctcctACGGCGCCgtggcggggggggccgggccggagCAGGGctgagaccccccccccggactgggagcccccccccccagcacggactgggagcactgggagccccCCAGCatggacacccccccccccaaacactAATAAACGGCGCAGGGACACGgaggtgccccccccccccccgttttGGGGTTAAATCCGGGCGGTTTGGGGCTGGGAAATGGCGGCTCCGCGTGACGGCGccattttggggagggggggatgtgTGTGGGGGGGGCCCGTGTGTTTTGGGGGTCTCgtgtttttggggggggggtctcctGCTTtgcaccccctccccgccccacaCACCTCGCTCGCTCCCGCCGCCTCCTTTGGGGCGAATCCAGCCGGTTTTGGGGCTCCGCGTGCGCCTCCTGTCCTGGgcacaaaaccccccaaaattcAACAATTTCCCCATTTTACCCCATTTTTACCcccctttccctttcattccccccccccccagggcctGTTTTTCACCAAATTTATCAcattttttaacaagaaaaagcCGCATCGCGCCCCCGCCTGCGGCAAAACCGCCTCGGccccaaaaaataatttatttttttaattttaagggAGAATCAGTGATTTGGGAAAGATTCGTGCTCCCGAAGGGGGGGGGGATTTTTGGGGCAGATTTAAGGATTTTTGGGGCAGATTTAAGGATTTTTGAGGCTTGAGGGACACAGGTAAATACCAGCAGGTTTATAAACAGGGATGGgctaaaaaaatacaaatattttgggggTTAAAGTCAATATTTTGGGGGATACAGTAAATATTTGGGGGATAAAGTCAATATTTTGGGGAACACTAAATATTTTGGGGGATAAAGTCAATATTTTGGGgaatacagtaaatattttgggGATAAAGTCAATATTTTGGGGATAAAGTCAATATTTTGGGGgatacagtaaatattttgggGATAAAGTCAATATTTTGGGgaatacagtaaatattttgggGATAAAGTCAATATTTTGGGGGATACAGTAAATATTTGGGGGATAAAGTCAATATTTTGGGGATAACATCAATATTTTGTCGGATAAAGTCAATATTTTGGGTATAAAGTCAATATTTAGGGGGATAAGGTCAATATTTTGGGGATAAAGTGACTGTTTTTGGGAGCGGCTCCCTGAGGGAAATGGCGGGAACGGCGCCTCCCTGGGGGGGGTCGGGGCCTTGTTGAAAAATCGCCACTTCGGGTCGGTGGAGCGGGTGATTTTTgactaaaatatgaaatattggGGGTTTTGGGTGGGGAACGAgcgggggcggtggggggggggtcgcGGTTCGGGCGGTTTTGGGGCCCGCGGTCGCGCTTTCCCTGAGGGACGGGGCACAcgcacaccccccccccgcctcgttttctgaggtaaaaatcAAGGggaaaaggggtttttttgtacttttccGTCTCTGCCGGCTCGGCGTTGGATGTGGGTGGCAGGATAATACCGATAatacccccccccccaccccaaatcagGGGCGGCAAAGGACGGAGCggccgcgccccccgcccgcccccgcccccggcggCACTGCGGCAGgggggcggggcgaggggcggGGCGCTGGCGGCGCATGCGCAGAGCCGCGCTGCGCCACGGGCGGGCGGGCCGGATCGCGCCGGTTAGAACCGGCCGCGGGGCCGCGTCAccgcgcgggggggggggcgcctCGCCGCGTATCCCTCCGCCGCGCCGGCCCGCCCCCAAATCCCTGTTTTTTTTGCCTGTAAATGGGCGTGGAAAAGGGTTAAAATTAAAGTTaaagggtggggggaggggagcgaggggggggagggggcttTGTGCCGTTTGAGCGGCGGTTTGGGGGTCCCCGGTTGGGGGGAACGCGGTAAAGtcgtgtgtgtcccccccccgccgccgccttccCCGAGGTAATTTTTGTGTGAAAACTCGCTAAAAAGGGCTGGTTTTCAAACAGGAGAAAAGCCTCAGGAAAATTGTGCCTTCAGGGTGCAAGAAGGGTGAGGAATGCGGGGGGTTCACCCCAAAGCCCTGCGGAGAGCGGGCTGG
Above is a genomic segment from Nyctibius grandis isolate bNycGra1 unplaced genomic scaffold, bNycGra1.pri scaffold_112_arrow_ctg1, whole genome shotgun sequence containing:
- the FRMD8 gene encoding FERM domain-containing protein 8 — translated: MEAEAEAEAEGASAPPGATAVAFLPDGSGVPLALGPPPGPTAGELLLRLQGALRLPPIATEALALWLGSPLLEVQLKPRHRPLPLVRRWPELLLRLSLGSPADIARDEPCLQLRRNVFFPKSKELEVEEEELLRLLYEEARGNVLGGRYPTAPPEAEELGGLSCRLRLGPFEPGRHTPHGLRPLLGELLPPRRARGGLWGALRRGPRAPPPEEGLLRAFARAPGPRAPPAALYRAFLRRCHRLPAYGCAFFPGAIDRPPGGLLGRGGLRPVSVAVGLEGFTIIDPREKHVLLTLTFPELCWELVGAVGQEGAAVGQDGGDAVGQDGGDAVGPPQLWLEFDGDHEGAPVNRLLRVFSPQGRSCGG